GGGTTCGCGCTCTCAAAGCGGGTCATCAACAGGCGGATATCGGAAAACCGTTTCGGAAGCGTGATACCAGCGTCCGCCGCAACACCGGCGAAGCCGTCCGAGATGTCGGCCATCGCATCGCCGAGCTGGCCCAGGTAGCTGGTGGTGCTGTCGTATTCCCAATAGCCGGGCCCGGACGGGATATAGAGAATATCCGCCGCGAAGGCCGCGTTCAGCGACTGGTAGCCGATTGCGGGGGGGCAGTCGAAAATGATGATGTCGTATTGATCGTCCGGCAACTCGTCGAGGTAGCGGGCGACGCAGCCGAAGAAGCTCCACGCCTTGTGCAGCGACCGGTACTGCGCCGAGGCGAATTCAACGAAGGCCGCGTTGGCACAGGACGGGATGATGTCGATGGTGGGCCAGCAGGTCGGCTGGATGAAATCCTGTACCCGCTGCGCCCCGATGGCACGGACATCGTCGGGCAGCTCGTCCGAGGACGGGTAGGGGCAATCGTCGGGGTCATCGTAGCTTTCCATGATCCGATCCGCCTCGCGGCACAGATCGCGGCACATGATGCCCCAGACGGTGTTCGTTTCCTTCACCTCGACGATGCCCATGGAATGGGTCAGCGTGGCCTGCGGGTCGAAATCCACGCAGAGCACGCGGTAGCCGTCCAGGGCGGCGGCATTGG
This region of Sulfitobacter sp. HNIBRBA3233 genomic DNA includes:
- a CDS encoding AAA family ATPase, translating into MNERSLAQQSAVRKATFSPGEVKALRPFSIWEISQFMFDVPADTLRKKLADDPSLPQGETEDDGRQRWFTLEEINELRRRVRFRGKTLMPERAKGRAMRVAVSNFKGGVGKTVVAQHLANAAALDGYRVLCVDFDPQATLTHSMGIVEVKETNTVWGIMCRDLCREADRIMESYDDPDDCPYPSSDELPDDVRAIGAQRVQDFIQPTCWPTIDIIPSCANAAFVEFASAQYRSLHKAWSFFGCVARYLDELPDDQYDIIIFDCPPAIGYQSLNAAFAADILYIPSGPGYWEYDSTTSYLGQLGDAMADISDGFAGVAADAGITLPKRFSDIRLLMTRFESANPLHAAMMDAFRNVFGADVCAHPIEMTRAVEQSGRFQMSVYEQDYRQMTRETWKRARQSFDRAYEEFHATVLAAWKRNTDKQEKTDGK